The Seleniivibrio woodruffii genome window below encodes:
- a CDS encoding sigma-54-dependent transcriptional regulator, giving the protein MNTQVIIIDDEKALTDQYREYLNLIGVSAYTVLNDTRDFMRSLDRFRPKIIMVDTKMPYYSGEDILDVVRHKYPAASVVMLAENSDSDITVRCIRKGAVSFIMKPVDFTRFKTAYHSALNAYQIQSTDFGLYTGLKSESSAFRNIITRDEKMKNILQYLASVSKSSFPVLITGETGVGKELFAEAVHKASGRSGSYVAVNISGLDDTMFTDTLFGHAKGAFTGADKARKGLVAEAEKGTLFLDEIGDLNESAQIKLLRLLQEKVYMPLGTDRNVLADVRIIAATSVNLKHKVKAGSFRQDLLYRLSTHCVSIPPLRERRDDIGILALRFYNKALKEAGYAETEQLPEGMEEVLESYSFPGNVRQLQAIINDLAMITGGENVTRKELNAFMRRHDIDPRTAAREYFNGQFSYAGNFPTLREMEAMLIASAIDSVKGNISAAAKILGITRQALHKQLKNRLR; this is encoded by the coding sequence ATGAACACACAAGTAATTATAATTGATGATGAAAAAGCACTGACCGACCAGTACAGGGAGTATCTGAATCTCATTGGTGTTTCGGCCTATACGGTTCTGAACGACACCAGAGATTTTATGCGGTCACTGGACAGGTTCAGACCGAAGATCATTATGGTGGACACAAAAATGCCGTACTACAGCGGTGAGGATATCCTTGACGTTGTCCGGCACAAATATCCGGCCGCTTCCGTTGTTATGCTTGCAGAGAACAGCGACTCGGACATTACGGTCAGATGCATACGCAAGGGGGCGGTCAGTTTTATTATGAAACCCGTAGACTTCACAAGATTTAAAACCGCATACCACAGCGCCCTGAATGCTTACCAGATCCAGTCAACGGATTTCGGACTTTACACAGGGTTGAAAAGCGAAAGCAGCGCCTTCAGAAACATCATCACCCGTGATGAAAAGATGAAGAATATACTTCAATATCTTGCTTCCGTATCAAAAAGCAGTTTTCCGGTGCTCATAACCGGTGAAACGGGTGTGGGCAAAGAGCTTTTCGCCGAAGCGGTTCACAAGGCAAGCGGACGGAGCGGTTCGTATGTTGCAGTGAACATCTCCGGACTTGACGACACTATGTTCACCGACACCCTCTTCGGACACGCCAAAGGAGCCTTCACAGGGGCTGACAAAGCCAGAAAGGGGCTGGTGGCCGAAGCGGAGAAGGGAACGCTTTTTCTGGATGAGATAGGCGATCTGAACGAATCGGCACAGATAAAACTCCTGCGGCTGCTTCAGGAAAAGGTTTACATGCCTCTGGGAACCGACAGGAACGTTCTGGCGGATGTCAGGATAATAGCGGCGACCAGCGTCAACCTTAAGCACAAGGTGAAGGCGGGAAGTTTCCGTCAGGATCTGCTGTACAGGCTTTCCACCCACTGTGTGAGCATACCTCCCCTCAGAGAACGCAGGGACGATATAGGCATTCTCGCCCTCAGGTTTTACAATAAGGCTCTGAAAGAGGCAGGATATGCCGAAACCGAACAGCTTCCCGAAGGAATGGAGGAGGTTCTGGAGAGCTACAGCTTTCCCGGAAACGTCCGGCAGCTTCAGGCGATCATAAACGATCTGGCCATGATCACAGGCGGAGAAAACGTCACCCGCAAAGAGCTGAACGCTTTCATGCGCAGACACGACATAGACCCGAGAACGGCAGCGAGGGAATATTTTAACGGGCAGTTCTCATACGCAGGGAATTTCCCCACACTCAGAGAGATGGAGGCGATGCTGATCGCTTCGGCAATAGATTCTGTCAAAGGGAACATCAGCGCCGCAGCAAAAATTCTGGGCATAACAAGACAGGCACTGCACAAGCAGCTGAAGAACAGACTCAGATGA
- a CDS encoding (Fe-S)-binding protein, whose protein sequence is MKTVFAPGCALFILNPELGEKISAYLFRRYNIEDIHTTCCHHKPEFGEETKIVCVCSGCVKRYDTLYEGVSAITLWDLIDRDPDFIFPDYGGMKMAVLDACPTRQYSAMHETVRSLLKKMNIGPVEPERTKTNGKCCGDSFYGVLPKEQVIEKMKERADEMPAEDVAVYCVSCVKAVANGGKKPRYLPDLLFGVQSPVGECDPDEWHRQITDFISSH, encoded by the coding sequence ATGAAAACAGTATTCGCACCGGGCTGTGCACTCTTCATCCTTAACCCCGAACTGGGCGAGAAGATATCGGCCTATCTTTTCCGCAGATACAACATAGAGGATATCCACACCACCTGCTGTCACCACAAGCCGGAGTTCGGTGAAGAAACGAAGATAGTCTGCGTCTGTTCAGGATGCGTAAAAAGATACGACACACTTTACGAAGGGGTATCCGCCATTACCCTGTGGGATCTTATAGACCGTGACCCGGATTTCATATTCCCCGACTACGGCGGAATGAAAATGGCCGTTCTGGACGCATGCCCCACAAGGCAATACTCAGCAATGCACGAAACCGTCCGCTCTCTGCTTAAAAAAATGAATATCGGACCTGTGGAACCCGAACGCACAAAAACGAACGGCAAATGCTGCGGCGACAGCTTTTACGGTGTGCTCCCCAAAGAGCAGGTCATAGAAAAAATGAAAGAACGTGCCGACGAAATGCCCGCCGAGGATGTTGCGGTATACTGCGTCTCCTGCGTTAAAGCTGTTGCAAACGGCGGCAAAAAACCACGTTATCTTCCCGATCTGCTTTTCGGCGTTCAGTCACCCGTGGGCGAGTGCGACCCAGACGAATGGCACAGACAGATAACGGATTTTATCAGCAGCCATTAG
- a CDS encoding AraC family transcriptional regulator yields the protein MNTDKLTSFAPVETGYIIDSRRPAIAYEAEVVNPVCADAHSHPRAQLIYASSGVMRVRTEDGMWVVPPMQAVWIPPYVEHQVDFPGCVLLRNLFFDPSCADNLPEKCFVLTVTPLLRELIAKFCKTSEPERHERLSAVIIDEINSADEEPLCLPAASSPSLVKIMEHLEADPACRMTVDEWAAKANTSGRNFARIFLKETGMTFGAWRLRLKIIKAIQMADSGRSVTETALDLGYQSISAFIESFRKETGYTPSRYLRSNGC from the coding sequence ATGAATACCGATAAACTGACAAGTTTTGCCCCTGTTGAAACTGGGTATATAATCGACAGCCGAAGACCTGCGATAGCATATGAAGCTGAGGTGGTTAATCCTGTCTGTGCCGATGCCCACAGCCACCCCAGAGCGCAGCTTATCTATGCCAGTTCAGGCGTAATGAGGGTGCGCACAGAGGACGGCATGTGGGTTGTGCCGCCAATGCAGGCTGTATGGATTCCTCCGTATGTGGAGCATCAGGTGGATTTCCCGGGGTGTGTGCTCCTTAGAAATCTTTTCTTTGACCCTTCATGTGCAGACAATCTCCCTGAAAAATGTTTTGTTCTGACCGTTACTCCTCTTCTTCGGGAATTGATAGCAAAATTCTGTAAAACGTCTGAACCGGAAAGGCATGAGAGGCTTTCTGCCGTGATAATCGATGAGATCAACTCTGCCGATGAGGAGCCGTTGTGTCTTCCTGCGGCTTCGAGTCCTTCTCTGGTGAAGATCATGGAGCATCTGGAAGCAGACCCTGCCTGCCGTATGACCGTTGACGAGTGGGCGGCAAAGGCCAACACCAGCGGGCGGAATTTTGCCAGAATTTTCCTTAAAGAGACAGGAATGACATTCGGGGCATGGCGGTTACGGCTGAAGATAATAAAGGCCATACAGATGGCCGACAGCGGCAGATCTGTGACTGAGACTGCGCTTGATCTGGGGTATCAGAGTATCAGTGCGTTTATAGAATCGTTTCGCAAAGAGACCGGATATACTCCTTCAAGGTATCTCAGATCTAATGGCTGCTGA
- a CDS encoding response regulator: MKKRVLFVGDEEIFRIALRIALKRKKIDLVAEADRSLKNLIPALDVNDFYDLLIIDISMPEMSGIDVLEYLTQEKKDIPVIAITDHMHHDLRFFCSGIRSIRIIQKPFDQNELIGEVLKLLD; the protein is encoded by the coding sequence ATGAAAAAGCGGGTCTTATTTGTCGGGGATGAGGAGATTTTCCGCATTGCCCTGAGAATAGCTCTTAAAAGGAAGAAGATAGACCTTGTTGCCGAAGCCGACAGGTCGCTTAAAAACTTAATACCTGCACTTGACGTTAATGACTTTTACGATCTTCTAATTATAGACATATCTATGCCTGAAATGTCGGGTATAGACGTACTTGAATATTTGACTCAGGAAAAAAAAGATATTCCGGTGATAGCCATCACAGACCACATGCACCACGATCTAAGATTTTTCTGCTCCGGAATCCGGAGCATAAGAATAATTCAGAAGCCTTTTGACCAGAACGAACTTATTGGCGAAGTACTGAAACTGCTCGACTAA